One genomic window of Haloferax mediterranei ATCC 33500 includes the following:
- a CDS encoding heavy metal translocating P-type ATPase, producing the protein MSSRTTHLDIRGMSCANCSRTVGEAVEALDGVSEATVNFATDEGTVEYDPEEVSLRDIYDAISEAGYEAVSKTRTVGISGMSCANCADANQKSLESVPGVIDAEVNFATDEAHVTYNPTDVSLDDLYQAVEDAGYAPVREDEGDDGESAEGARDAARNEEIRRQKRLTLFGAVLSLPLLGMLAVELFTTAGLPETIPGIGIPIGWLGFALATPVQVVLGREFYVNSYKAVVKNRTANMDVLIAMGSSTAYFYSVAVLVGLLAGSLYFDTAALILVFITLGNYLEARSKGQASEALRTLLELEADTATLVDDDGTEREVPLDEVEVGDRMKVRPGEKIPTDGVVVDGDSAVDESMVTGESVPVSKESGDEVVGSTVNQNGVLVVEATKVGSETAIQQIVSMVKEAQGRQPEIQNLADRISAYFVPAVIVNALFWGTVWFLFPEALAGFIQSLPVWGLIAGGPAAAGGAISTFEFAVVVFASAVLIACPCALGLATPAATMVGTAIGAQNGVLFKGGDILERVKDVETVVFDKTGTLTKGEMTLTDVVAISPAADGSGVVTTGEDETLDEDAVLRYAASAERNSEHPLARAIVDGAENRGIDLVDPDDFENVPGHGIRATVDGVTVLVGNRKLLSEDGINPEPAEDTLRDLEDDGKTAMLVAVDGELAGVVADADEVKESAAEAVTALRERGVSVHMITGDNERTARAVAERVGISPDNVSAGVLPEDKADAVESLQADGTKVMMVGDGVNDAPALAAAFVGTALGSGTDVAIEAADVTLMRDDPQDVVKAIRISAGTLAKIKQNLFWALGYNTAMIPLASLGLLQPVFAAGAMAFSSVSVLANSLLFRTYTPDHDYKLLDFLRR; encoded by the coding sequence ATGAGTAGCCGAACGACACACCTGGATATCCGCGGCATGAGTTGCGCGAACTGCTCGCGCACCGTCGGGGAAGCGGTCGAGGCACTCGACGGAGTGTCCGAAGCCACGGTCAACTTCGCCACCGACGAAGGGACCGTGGAGTACGACCCAGAGGAGGTATCGCTCAGAGACATCTACGACGCCATCTCGGAAGCGGGCTACGAGGCAGTCTCGAAGACACGTACCGTCGGCATCTCCGGCATGAGTTGTGCGAACTGCGCGGACGCGAACCAGAAGTCGCTGGAATCGGTTCCGGGCGTCATCGACGCCGAGGTTAACTTCGCTACCGACGAGGCGCACGTGACGTACAACCCGACCGACGTGAGCCTCGACGACCTCTATCAGGCTGTCGAAGACGCCGGATACGCGCCCGTTCGCGAAGATGAGGGTGACGACGGCGAATCAGCCGAAGGCGCCCGCGACGCCGCTCGAAATGAGGAGATTCGTCGCCAAAAGCGCCTGACACTCTTCGGCGCAGTGCTCTCGTTGCCGCTTTTGGGGATGCTCGCAGTCGAGTTATTCACGACCGCGGGGCTTCCCGAGACGATTCCCGGAATCGGCATCCCGATTGGATGGCTCGGGTTCGCCCTCGCGACGCCAGTGCAGGTCGTTCTCGGTCGCGAGTTCTACGTGAACTCCTACAAGGCGGTCGTGAAGAACCGCACCGCCAACATGGACGTGCTCATCGCGATGGGGTCGTCGACGGCGTACTTCTACTCGGTCGCCGTGCTCGTCGGTCTCCTCGCCGGGAGCCTCTACTTCGACACCGCCGCACTCATCTTGGTGTTCATCACGCTCGGAAACTACCTCGAAGCGCGCTCGAAAGGACAGGCCTCGGAGGCACTTCGGACGCTTCTCGAACTCGAAGCCGACACGGCGACGCTCGTCGACGACGATGGAACCGAACGCGAGGTTCCCCTCGACGAGGTCGAAGTCGGCGACCGGATGAAAGTCCGCCCTGGCGAGAAGATTCCAACCGACGGGGTCGTCGTCGACGGTGATTCCGCGGTCGACGAATCGATGGTGACCGGGGAGTCCGTCCCCGTCTCGAAAGAGTCCGGCGACGAAGTCGTCGGTTCGACGGTGAACCAAAACGGCGTCCTCGTGGTCGAAGCGACGAAAGTCGGCTCCGAAACGGCCATCCAGCAAATCGTCTCGATGGTCAAGGAGGCACAGGGCCGCCAACCGGAGATTCAAAACCTCGCCGACCGCATCTCGGCGTACTTCGTTCCGGCGGTCATCGTCAACGCCCTCTTCTGGGGAACAGTCTGGTTCCTCTTTCCCGAGGCGCTGGCCGGATTCATCCAGTCGCTTCCCGTCTGGGGACTCATCGCTGGCGGTCCGGCCGCCGCTGGCGGAGCAATCTCTACGTTCGAGTTCGCCGTCGTCGTCTTCGCCTCGGCCGTACTTATCGCGTGCCCGTGCGCCCTCGGACTCGCGACCCCGGCCGCAACGATGGTCGGGACAGCCATCGGCGCACAGAACGGCGTCCTGTTCAAAGGCGGTGACATCCTCGAACGCGTCAAAGACGTGGAGACAGTCGTCTTCGACAAGACCGGCACGCTCACGAAAGGTGAGATGACGCTGACCGACGTGGTCGCTATCAGTCCCGCCGCCGACGGGTCGGGCGTCGTCACGACTGGCGAGGACGAGACCCTCGACGAGGACGCAGTCCTCCGGTACGCCGCGTCCGCAGAGCGAAACAGCGAGCACCCGCTCGCGCGCGCCATCGTCGATGGCGCGGAGAACCGAGGTATCGACCTCGTTGACCCGGACGACTTCGAGAACGTTCCCGGCCACGGCATCCGCGCCACCGTCGACGGAGTAACTGTGCTCGTCGGTAACCGCAAACTCCTCTCCGAAGACGGTATCAACCCGGAACCGGCGGAAGACACCCTCCGCGACCTCGAAGACGACGGGAAGACCGCGATGTTGGTCGCCGTCGATGGCGAACTCGCCGGTGTCGTCGCCGACGCCGACGAGGTCAAGGAATCTGCTGCCGAGGCAGTCACTGCGCTCCGCGAACGTGGCGTCTCTGTCCACATGATTACCGGCGACAACGAACGGACCGCCCGCGCCGTCGCCGAACGGGTCGGTATCTCCCCCGACAACGTCAGCGCGGGCGTCCTCCCCGAGGACAAAGCCGACGCCGTCGAGTCACTGCAAGCGGACGGCACCAAGGTTATGATGGTCGGCGACGGCGTCAACGACGCGCCCGCACTCGCCGCCGCATTCGTCGGTACTGCACTCGGGTCTGGGACCGACGTGGCCATCGAAGCGGCGGACGTGACGCTCATGCGCGACGACCCACAGGACGTGGTGAAGGCGATTCGTATCTCCGCAGGGACGCTCGCGAAGATTAAACAGAACCTGTTCTGGGCGCTCGGCTACAACACCGCGATGATTCCGCTCGCGTCGCTCGGTCTCCTGCAACCGGTGTTCGCCGCCGGCGCGATGGCGTTCTCGTCGGTCTCCGTGCTGGCAAACAGCCTCCTGTTCCGCACCTACACGCCGGACCACGACTACAAACTGCTCGACTTCCTCCGTCGGTAG
- a CDS encoding tetratricopeptide repeat protein, whose translation MLNDDRMTDQLELVSDRFDFLDTLDEGTLDKRELTEALPYSRSTVDRAIRDLITSGLVLDVQNGYTTSLKGRYLVALIRSFYTDAQDVLEFDSFVAEETASYPLPVDVLLGADDSTTATPASHPLDALGNRLSMTNHGTFVFPYLPSQTFIEQFTQWLTDGHSCRLIVPESVITAIWREFPELLETIQAVPDCEPRVGDVPPFAITQTALDGVPHVTIVVYSDAAQIQCVIRNTTKRAVTWTRQYVQSLWEAATPFDLSGRVDGEVNDGRSGESANREPTDKTDQALADKTDQALADKTDQALADKANQTLTGETNTTTVAPEVDTTGTGIRGAKLPTTLQSQGLVRLSPAYFDRVGVSPPLACWRAGFDLGEVRAGYAFDREQQTEDGRKNVTDELFARLRASNDHVVIGPPGAGKSTVCMSVACRWYEREQGPVLYRKSGQREPLTATAHLGSYLAETPGHVLVVVEDATRNEANAVFELVREFADDDQVTFLLDSRENEWRDGTLRGSARLESHRTQSIDVLSVPGVDARERERIVEHFETTVGKRIDIDPDELHPSDQDELTPGEMYLFFHRLARYVEPSTHGDAAPTSLLDDIDEVYESLERIDDELAVDVGVLVNLLNASGVGVDLPLAYTLSSSRQEESVVEDALDALERSVLYSAFGDDEAERVRAVHETWSTRFLQRLLDLESERRARRRFERCLSALFSLVDDERARENVQSVFGGTADIIRTIESDPTTWGNRLVRNVFELGVNTPTLSELYAETDYSDVAVPRACDPELQLDARRWRARMFVNSGELGRAKREFESLIELDDSVFDEEMLIQAHADGFAGISEVSRYRGEFECARESTYKALERFEQIDDAVGRSDVLNALGSIEAQTDNPESAKTQYEQALALRRTVGDDARVASTLANLGQVEVTLGRYDKAREHAQTSLQLRREAQYLWGEAISLDLLSRIELEDGTLDEAERYLKQATAIRRKIGDSMGTALASNNLGRIELERGTLDDARARYEELVETLDDKQLEWVRGCAHHGLAEVLLDMGEADASLKHVDIASDILEQNESKLIEVEAIRARAHLQRGERERAQALAEEVLDRAEHSAQEPEARANAALGLVLVATGETTNGLSHLRKAVEVAPTKVLEGRCLRQLADALCTVGQPSDALDTLERAAECFSAVKARVRERKTALKALELAHELDDHNSKTDFEARLLQ comes from the coding sequence ATGCTCAATGACGACCGCATGACAGACCAACTGGAACTCGTTTCCGACCGCTTCGACTTCCTCGACACGTTAGACGAGGGGACGCTCGACAAACGCGAACTAACCGAAGCGCTCCCGTACTCACGGTCGACTGTCGACCGGGCGATTCGCGACCTCATCACGTCCGGACTCGTTCTCGATGTACAGAACGGGTACACTACGTCACTAAAAGGACGCTACCTCGTCGCCCTGATTCGGTCGTTTTACACAGACGCACAGGATGTCCTCGAATTCGATTCGTTCGTCGCCGAGGAGACTGCTTCGTATCCGCTACCAGTCGACGTGCTTCTCGGGGCCGACGACTCGACCACTGCGACTCCAGCGTCCCACCCGCTCGACGCGCTTGGAAACAGGTTGTCGATGACGAACCATGGGACGTTCGTGTTCCCATACCTCCCGAGTCAGACGTTCATCGAACAGTTCACGCAGTGGCTTACCGATGGGCACTCGTGTCGGCTCATCGTGCCCGAGTCAGTTATCACCGCCATCTGGCGAGAGTTCCCAGAGCTTCTCGAAACGATACAGGCCGTGCCCGACTGCGAACCCCGCGTCGGGGACGTTCCCCCGTTCGCCATCACACAAACAGCGCTCGACGGTGTTCCACACGTGACTATCGTCGTCTACAGCGACGCCGCACAGATTCAGTGTGTGATACGGAACACGACAAAACGGGCCGTGACATGGACCCGTCAATACGTCCAATCGCTCTGGGAAGCAGCGACTCCGTTCGACCTGAGTGGCCGAGTTGATGGCGAGGTCAACGACGGACGGTCCGGCGAGTCAGCCAATCGAGAACCCACCGATAAAACGGACCAAGCACTCGCCGATAAAACGGACCAAGCACTCGCCGATAAAACGGACCAAGCACTCGCCGACAAAGCGAACCAAACACTCACTGGTGAGACGAACACGACGACCGTTGCGCCCGAAGTCGATACCACAGGGACGGGCATTCGAGGTGCGAAGCTCCCGACGACACTCCAATCACAGGGTCTCGTTCGGCTCTCTCCGGCGTACTTCGACCGGGTCGGTGTTTCGCCACCCCTGGCCTGTTGGCGTGCGGGATTCGACCTCGGTGAAGTTCGTGCCGGGTACGCATTCGACCGCGAGCAGCAAACCGAAGACGGGCGAAAGAACGTAACCGACGAGCTATTCGCTCGGCTTCGAGCGAGTAACGACCACGTCGTCATCGGACCGCCGGGTGCAGGAAAGAGTACGGTGTGTATGTCCGTCGCCTGCCGGTGGTACGAGCGAGAGCAAGGCCCTGTCCTCTACCGGAAAAGCGGCCAGCGGGAACCACTCACTGCGACTGCACATCTCGGGTCGTACCTCGCCGAAACGCCCGGACACGTCCTCGTCGTCGTCGAAGACGCGACTCGAAACGAGGCAAACGCGGTGTTCGAACTCGTTCGCGAGTTCGCCGACGATGACCAAGTGACCTTCCTCCTCGACAGTCGAGAAAACGAGTGGCGAGACGGTACGCTTCGGGGGTCTGCACGCCTCGAATCACACCGAACCCAATCGATTGACGTGCTGTCCGTTCCGGGCGTCGACGCTCGCGAGCGCGAACGCATCGTCGAACACTTCGAAACCACGGTCGGCAAACGTATCGACATCGACCCGGACGAACTTCACCCGAGCGACCAGGACGAACTCACCCCTGGAGAGATGTATCTCTTTTTCCACCGACTGGCTCGGTACGTCGAACCAAGCACTCATGGCGACGCTGCACCGACGAGCCTCCTCGACGACATCGACGAAGTCTACGAAAGTCTCGAACGTATCGATGACGAACTCGCAGTCGACGTTGGTGTGCTCGTGAACCTGCTGAACGCCTCGGGTGTCGGCGTCGACCTCCCTCTCGCGTATACACTGTCGTCTTCAAGGCAAGAGGAATCAGTCGTAGAAGACGCACTCGACGCACTCGAACGGTCAGTTCTCTACTCTGCCTTCGGAGACGACGAGGCCGAACGGGTCCGAGCAGTCCACGAAACGTGGTCCACTCGTTTCCTTCAACGACTGTTGGACCTCGAATCCGAGCGACGTGCACGACGGCGATTCGAGCGCTGTCTCAGTGCGCTCTTTTCGCTCGTCGACGACGAACGCGCGAGAGAGAACGTCCAGTCGGTGTTCGGCGGCACTGCCGACATCATTCGGACCATCGAATCCGACCCGACGACGTGGGGTAACCGGCTCGTTCGAAACGTCTTCGAACTCGGCGTCAACACGCCGACGCTCTCGGAACTCTACGCCGAGACGGACTATTCGGACGTTGCTGTCCCTCGTGCCTGCGATCCCGAACTTCAACTGGACGCCCGACGGTGGCGCGCCCGGATGTTCGTAAACAGTGGAGAGCTTGGCCGGGCAAAGCGTGAGTTCGAATCGCTCATCGAACTCGACGATAGCGTGTTCGACGAGGAGATGCTCATTCAAGCGCACGCGGACGGATTTGCTGGGATATCCGAAGTTTCGCGATATCGTGGAGAGTTCGAGTGTGCACGCGAAAGCACATACAAGGCGCTCGAACGGTTTGAGCAGATAGACGATGCTGTCGGGCGAAGCGACGTGTTAAATGCGCTTGGTAGTATCGAGGCGCAAACCGACAATCCAGAGTCCGCAAAAACACAGTATGAACAAGCACTTGCGCTTCGCCGGACTGTCGGTGACGACGCACGAGTTGCGAGTACACTCGCAAACCTCGGTCAGGTTGAAGTGACACTGGGGAGGTACGATAAGGCACGCGAGCACGCACAGACAAGTCTTCAGCTGCGAAGGGAGGCCCAGTATCTGTGGGGAGAAGCAATCAGCCTCGATCTCCTCAGTCGTATCGAACTCGAAGATGGAACGCTAGATGAAGCAGAACGATATCTGAAGCAGGCAACAGCGATTCGCCGGAAGATCGGCGATTCAATGGGTACAGCATTGGCATCGAATAACCTCGGCCGAATCGAGCTCGAACGTGGTACACTTGACGATGCACGTGCACGCTACGAAGAACTCGTCGAGACATTGGACGATAAACAACTCGAGTGGGTTCGCGGATGCGCCCATCACGGTCTCGCCGAAGTACTACTTGATATGGGCGAGGCCGACGCTTCACTTAAACACGTTGACATCGCGAGCGATATACTCGAACAAAACGAATCGAAGCTAATCGAGGTCGAAGCAATCCGCGCTCGTGCACACCTCCAGCGCGGGGAACGAGAACGGGCTCAAGCCCTCGCTGAGGAGGTACTCGACCGAGCGGAACACTCGGCTCAAGAACCGGAGGCTCGTGCAAATGCAGCGCTTGGGCTTGTTCTCGTTGCCACGGGAGAGACAACGAACGGACTTTCTCACCTCCGAAAAGCCGTCGAAGTGGCCCCCACGAAAGTCCTCGAGGGACGCTGTCTTCGTCAGTTAGCCGATGCACTCTGTACCGTTGGACAACCTTCGGATGCACTCGATACACTCGAACGTGCTGCGGAGTGTTTTTCGGCCGTCAAAGCCCGGGTTCGAGAACGGAAGACTGCACTCAAAGCACTAGAACTCGCCCACGAACTCGACGACCACAACTCGAAGACCGATTTCGAAGCACGGCTCTTGCAGTGA